The genomic interval GGGACAACGGCGAAGACGTCTACGATCCGGTCCAGTTCGTGGGCCTGTTCGTCGGTCTGCTCGATGGCGGCGTTGATCTGCTGCACCAGCGCCGCATTGTGCTGGGTCATCTGATCCATGGTGCGGACGGCGGTGCGCACTTCTTCGATGGCGCCGGCCTGGATGGAGCTGTCCTTGGCGATTTCGCTCATCAGGGCATTCGAGGAGCGGGCGGCGCTGAGCATGGATTCAAGCTTGGCCGCGGCGTCCGAGACCAGCTTGGAGCCGCTGCCCACCTCACGTGCCGATTTTTCGATCAGCGCCTTGATGTCGGCGGATGCTCCAGCGGCCGATTGCGCCAGACGACGGACTTCGACCGCCACCACGGCAAATCCCCTGCCGGCATCGCCTGCGCGCGCCGCTTCGACTGAAGCGTTGAGCGCCAAAAGGTTTGTCTGGAAGGCGATGTCGTCGATCAAGCCGGTAATGTTGGAAATCTTGCCTGAAGACTGGATGATGCGCTCCATCGCCTCGGTGGCCTGACGCATCACCTGACCGCCCTCTTCGGCGGTACCGGTTACGGTGGCGGCGACCTTTGAGGCCTGGCGGGCGCGATCAACATTGTCCATCACGTTGCTGGCCAGTTGTTCCATCGTCACCGAGGTCTGCTGGATGGCTTCAGCCTGTCGCGCGCTGCGCTCCGCCAGATCGTTGGTGCCGGACAGAATCTCGCCCGTCGCGCTCTTGAGCGAGGTCGAAGTGCCGCGCATCTGGCTGATTACATCGGCCATTTTGTCGGCAACGGCATTGGTGTCGGTGGCCAGGGTCGCGAAGGCGCCGTGATAGGTGCCGTCCATCCGCATGGTGAGATCGGCAGTAGCGATGGCCGACAGCACTTTGCCGGTTTCGGTCAGCCCTTTATCGACGGCGCTGACCAGCGTGTTAACCGAACAGGCCAGCGAGCGCAGGTCGCCTTCCGAAGTGATCGAATCCACGCGCTGGGTGAAATCACCATCCGCTGCGGCGTTGACGACCAGTTCAAAAGAGTTACGCAACTGAGCGACGGTGGCGTCGCGCTGGCGCTGGTAGTCGGTGGTGGCGTGCTGGATTTCGAGCGCCAGCCGCTCGGCGGTGGCGGCGCTTTCTTCAGCAAGGGCCGATTTGGTGTCGGCGAGGTCGATCATCTGCAGCGTATTGCGGGTCATCCACATCAGCGC from Devosia sp. 2618 carries:
- a CDS encoding methyl-accepting chemotaxis protein; protein product: MTLDSIRNLATYAVGATAASLAIAVTLSERLLQGEFGLATVIAVSGLAALCIAYLANRKGATFRYLAVSVMMAQVMALLIASKGYTWQSDMHMAFFAALAICALLYDNRAIVLGAALIAIHHLVVGMAMSELVYYGGGGLGRFSLHVGIVAIETLALMWMTRNTLQMIDLADTKSALAEESAATAERLALEIQHATTDYQRQRDATVAQLRNSFELVVNAAADGDFTQRVDSITSEGDLRSLACSVNTLVSAVDKGLTETGKVLSAIATADLTMRMDGTYHGAFATLATDTNAVADKMADVISQMRGTSTSLKSATGEILSGTNDLAERSARQAEAIQQTSVTMEQLASNVMDNVDRARQASKVAATVTGTAEEGGQVMRQATEAMERIIQSSGKISNITGLIDDIAFQTNLLALNASVEAARAGDAGRGFAVVAVEVRRLAQSAAGASADIKALIEKSAREVGSGSKLVSDAAAKLESMLSAARSSNALMSEIAKDSSIQAGAIEEVRTAVRTMDQMTQHNAALVQQINAAIEQTDEQAHELDRIVDVFAVVPAEGKPAPVDARALQARVKTAARSYLTHGNAAVSKDWSEF